tcaaacattacagtcctttctgaagccacgagtttgcagacacaCTGAACGAGGGCTCCACAGTGACGGCTCGtattcccctgtgctgggctcaggcccgcccatccttgccagtggacttcactgctgacggcCGTTGCTGTCCTCCATCGGGcatgacaggctttgccacatgaagtactctcttatcttattccttcttcaggctatatcaatttgccactgacctgcccaactgaccgatgccaagagtggagcagacaaggggacctggtaaaggtgtttaagattttgaagggcatagaaaggataactggaagttgctttttccattcgtagacaggggaggggagttgaggagaacctatttaccccagtgtggtgggagtcctgagttcactgactgaaagtgtgactgattcagaaagtgtctgaatatttaagcagtatttagatgttcacttgtgttgccgtaggctccagggctatgggccaaacagtcaaaaaggaaatcaatgccatgtgagttcaatgtagacagatctttgttgagtagtgcaggaactacagaccacacggcctcctcctgtgcaacaaacatccatgagtctataattacacagcttttcttggaggcatttctccacttgactgattctttgtaaaagcaaggctaacaaaataaatcctttttattaaaagcttccatctcactgagaaagcttcaggccaatttgataatctgctctcaaagatctgctcatattttgatagttgggacaaattctactgtcagggctgacacaatccacaacattctaaatcaatcaacaatattccagaaagatgatcatttgcctatccgaccgattttaactgatgctttaaaaaaatagagaaataaatctggatctgtcaaaaactaatcagttcttcctttgaccatacccatacgtaccagctttcaatgaaatatgcccattagtttgtgagatacattgttgacaaacagcacaacaaatgggcaaaaacataacCTCACACTAAGTGTtaccactgctgcaactgagcacttGAGTCATACCACagttctgaatatttttcccagtattctaatgatgaaaacatgattgggaacaaaaacagctgctaaggttagtgtctttgagaaacaatagcatcatacatatgtagcgcatcatttatcttgcaggaatgcactgtgcagattctgcacagaccaagttatgacttaacattcatagtGGTAATGACTaattacagaaatatactaatacagcaaaccttttgttaaacagcacccgtggtaccaggaatgtgctgagtaatcaaaaattccagttgatcaataggtgcacacgcacaaaaaaacacacactcaataatcggaacataatgcacaggatatatgcatcactgttctccttcatttacagtataaataccttcagtaatgaagcaactttgccttaactaaaacttactggcagggagccttctcacttgcaccctcaccagacatcacagagattatgagaatacagtaaacatctggtgtataatttttgtcagtttattgagtgtgctagtttgttaaacaaagtttacatacagttaaatctacagtttacatgtgtatcagcaatgatagatttagtactgacacttgtatttttcctctagATGATCCTTGAAGAGTcatgtcaagccaattttcaaagaaagcactctgattcttccactcatacccctggaaaaggaagttgcagaatgtcatgactgactttacttatttgaatacagcataacatacatagaacatcgaacagtacaggcccttcagcccacaatgttctgccgaacttttaccctaaacctcaggtctatctaacctccacccctatcttaaactaccatccatatgcctgtctaatagtcacttaaatgcccctaatgaggacgactccgcgacccactcgagctgaaacaaagatctctttgaattgtcatttgtcagacatgtattgaatcaaaaaacaaatttctcacttccatagatttctacagcatcttaatatgatttgtgaagattatactccaccctttcatttaataaatacaactttaaacaaaatgccactatatagaacttgtatgttggtatttgtgcatatgccatttcagtttgtgtgatctgtttcgatgcaacgagtgataaacactttgattaaaatggttgagagcagtatatgtgagatttaataccatgtttaatctacagatagtccatctgcaggtagttattcatgagactcaactgacgtcatgtctcaggggagcttgtgatCTCTGGGTTATGCactgtttgaccattgccgactggtcactagttgagtggaaagagaactactagctgctatccattttcaacaagtgatcacgataatctacctgtgtttcaacgtcccatcaacattcaagaattattgctcgaagaggcttctgtgtaacaaataggagcggaatcaagatcagccatgttgttttccctatctgaacaagctgccaacaccatacataaagggaccgtcttaatcattcttatacaattaacttttacaatagacaacaggggcaggataaggccattcggcccttcgagccagcaccaccattcattataatcatggctgatcatccacaatcagtatcctgtccctgccttatctccataatacttgattccactatctttaaaagctgtacctatctcttcttgaaagtgtccagagacttgccctccactgccttctggggcagagcattccatatatccaccactctctgggtgaagaagtttttcctcaactctgttctaaatgccctatcccttatttttatactgtgtcctctggttctggactcaatcatcagcagaaacatggttcctgcctccagagtgtctaatcctttcataatcttatacgtctcaatcagaccccttctcatccttctaagccatgTCCCGGTACAGCTGCAGatggacctctttgctccgatactcaattcctcttgaaggccagcatgccattggctttcttcactgcctgctgtacctgcgtgcttgcgttcattgactgatgtacaagaacacctgcatctcgttgtacttccccttgacctaacttgactccatttcgatagtaatctgccttcttgttcttgtcaccaaagtggataaccacacatttatccacattaaacagcatctgtcatgcatccgtccactcacctagcctgtcgaagtcaccctgtattctcataacatcctcctcatatttcacactgccacccagctatgtgtcattggcaaatttgctaacattacttttcatgccttcatctatatcattaatgtatattgtaaacagctgctgtcccagcaccgaaccttgtggtaccccactggtcaccacctgccattctgaaagggacccgtttatcactagtctttgcttcctgtcagacagccagtttacaaccaaagtcagtattttgcccacaataccatgtgcccgaattttgctcactaatctcctaagtgggactttatcaaaggctttctgaaagtccaggtagacTACATCCACGAGTTTTCCCTCGTCCATTTTCATAGTTACGTtcccaaaaaattccagaagataagtcaagcacaatttccccttcgtaaatccatgctgactctgacctatcctgttgctgctgtccaaatgaatcgcaatttaattttataattctttcccaccactgacgtctggctaaccggtcgataatttccattttctctctccctcctttcttgaaaagtgggacaacattagccaccctccaatccgcaggaactgatcctgaatctagagaacattggaaaatgattaccaatgtgtccacaatttctagagccacctccttaagtaccctgggatgcagaccatcaggacgtatcagccttcagacccaacagtctatccaacaccatttcttgcctaatataaatatccttcagttcatccattaccctaggtccttcagccacgattacatctgggagattgcttgtgtcttgcctagtgaagacagatccaaagtacctattcaactcttctgccatttccttgttcccattaaataaattcactcgtttctgtcttcaagggctcaattttagtcttaaccattttttttccacacacctaaaaaaaactttgactatcctcctttatatttttcgccagttttccttcgtacctcattttattctctgcgtattgcctttttagttatcttctgttgctcttgaaaagcttcccagtcctccggcttcccgctaatCTTCGCTCGGTTatactacttctcttttatctttatagagtccttaacttctctcgtcagccacggccatccctgcctccccttaggatcttttttcctccttggaatgaactgatcctgcatcttttgcattatatccagaaatacctgccattgttgtttcacTGCCATCCCggcgagggtattgaaccattgaactttagccagctcctccctcatagctccctcgttcctacaatactgacacttccaattctcccttctccctctcaaattgcagatcaaaaattattgtattatggtcactacctcctcatggctcctttacttcgaggtccctgatcaaatccggttggttgcacaacaccagatccagaatggcctcctccctggtacgctccatactgactctacatctcctgattctatgtctccactcgcaagggactggagattttatatttcttcacatttataatttcatattttttcactatttttattattacttcatttcatatttctttacttctgactattttaaatacaacaggttttcttatgctacatcagtgacgacatttcaaaggtagtttagctgcctataaagtactttttatgcctgagaccataaaatgtgctacataaatgcagttctttcttttattaactgctgtagttgtgtgtttctttgccaatggaggattggctacaattacgcagagtaacataagtgaaatacatttccatgacaaaattccaaaccatggTTActcaattagaataataaaatattggctgtttgcaaccgaacactgtagatgagcgagcgtcacttagtcagtaaagtaccaaataaatatgttcccgacatggagaatacaaatgaaaactacggtaatgctcacaggaaattggacaatgttctattttatgatcacagcaatgccatatcatcaacacatgctttaatagataataagtcactctgcgatatttattcatttgtttttcattctcaagATCATCTTGGCAAATCCTGTGAACCGGGACCACTTAGTTAGGACTTAATTCGCATTTTTTTCCAcctataatagaacatagaacatagaacatagaacagtacagcacagaacaggcccttcagcccacaatgttgtgccgaccattgatcctcatggatgcaccctcaaatttctgtgaccatatgcatgtccagcagtctcttaaatgaccccaatgaccttgcttccacaactgctgctggcaacgcattccatgctctcacaactctctgcgtaaagaacctgcctctgacatcccctctatactttccaccaaccagcttaaaactatgacccctcgtgctagccatttctgccctgggaaatagtctctggctatcgactctatctatgcctctcattatcttgtatacctcaattaggtcccctctcctcctccttttctccaatgaaaagagaccgagctcagtcaacctctcttcataagataagccctccagtccaggcagcatcctggtaaacctcctctgaaccctctccaaagcatccacatctttcctataatagggcgcccagaactggacgcagtattccaagtgcggtctaaccaaagttttatagagctgcaacaagatctcacgactcttaaactcaatccccctgttaatgaaagccaaaacaccatatgctttcttaacaaccctgtccacttgggtggccattttaagggatctatgtatctgcacaccaagatccctctgttcctccacgctgccaagaatcctatccttaatcctgtactcagctttcaaattcaaccttccaaaatgcatcacctcgcatttatccaggttgaactccatctgccacctctcagcccatctctgcatcctgtcaatgtcccgctgcagcctacaacagccctctacactgtcaacgacacctccgacctttgtgtcgtctgcaaacttgctgacccatccttcaattccctcgtccaagtcattaataaaaattacaaacagtagaggcccaaggacagagccctgtggaaccccactcacgactgacttccaggcagaatattttccttctactaccactcgctgtcttctgttggccagccaattctgtatccaagcagctaagttcccctgtatcccattcctcctgaccttctgaatgagccttccatggggaaccttatcaaatgccttactgaagtccatatacaccacatccacagcttgaccctcatcaaccttactagtcacatcctcaaaaaactcgataaggtttgtaaggcatgacctacccctcacaaagccgtgttgactgtatttgatcaagccatgctcttccagatggtcataaatcttatccctcagaatcctttctaacaccttgcagacgacagacgtgagacttaccggtctataattgccggggatttccctatttcctttcttgaagagaggaattacatttgcctctctccagtcctcaggtacgactccagtggagagcgaggatgcaaagatcttcgcaagtggcgaagcaattgcatttctcgcttcccaaagcagccgaggacaaatctgatccgggcctggcgacttgtcaatcttaatgtttgacaaaattttcagtacatcagcttcctctatctctatccattccagcatgcacacctgctcttcaaaggtttcattcactacacaggtcgtttctttcgtaaagacagaagcaaaaaactcatttagggcttcccctacctcctcaggctccacacacaagttccctatgctatccctgatcggccctactctttctttgaccattctcttattcctcacctaagtgtaaaatgcctttgtgttttcccggattccttctgccaagcctttctcgtgccccctcctggctctcctcagaccatttttgagctccttccttgcctgcatgtaatcctctctagctgaacttgaccctagcttcctccaccttatgtaagctaccttcttccttttcactagaagctccaccgctctcgtcatccaaggttcctttatcttaccccgtcttgcctgtctcagagggacatatttactcatcactcccaacaactgttccttaaaccatctccacatgtctatagttcccttaccatggaacaactgctcccagtccatgcttcctaactcgtgtctaatcgcatcatagtttcctcttccccaattaataTCCTATTAATTCTATTAATCCTATAATATCCATGGTTTATCCATCTCCACTCtatgtttgtctgcaggaagatgagttgacagggggtttacagttttaattcatacagatatatgtccaatgtttgtaaacatctgtctgtagctagaatctatgctgttgtaataaataggtattcttgttaagaacagaaaagtgaaaactgccaggttagaaagttccagctacgcgcttacctgatggaaatgcattgactgtgatattaatatatatataattgttaaatgagaatactgacgaattttgcttattgtttctgtgatgatctaaacaatccatttgtcaacactataaagtagatattgttattgtaaacacccctgaaaatgcaaagaaaatttcaagaggggccaaataagtagtgttggggaacaaagaaatggcagaggaactgaacaagtattttgcatcagtcttgaggttggaaggcaccagtagtagagctttaagggagtctgaagcagaagtgagtgcagtggccatcactaaggagaaggtacaggggaagctgaagggtctgtgtggaatttgtacattctctccatgtctgcatgtgtctccgccaggtgctctgatttccatccacagtccaaagatgtgcaggcaaggtggatcagccgtggcaaatgtgagcttgccgggaaagagtacagggctgggtcttggtgggatgttctttgcggaggtggtgcagacccaatggcctctttccgctctgtaggaattctataattcagagaagatggtaaattacatggaccagatggactgtcccccagagttctgaaggagataagtgagaagaccattggtgatctttcaggaattactggagtcagggtgggtcccaaaggagtgcaaaatggcaaatataacacccctgtttaaaatggagggaggcaaaagatgagaaattacagacctgttagcctggcgctggtcattgggtcagatttcagagtctattattaaggatgagaccagACAATGCTTGGAAGTACATggcaatacttggaaatacatggtaaattgggctgagaaaacacaactttgtcaagggaaggtctctgttagtttctttgggaatgtaaccagtgagtcaaaaccaaagagagccattgaactttatctatttggaattccagaaagcctttgacaaggtgacacacaggagtcttcaaaataaaaaatgagcttatggtgttcgggagtaggtactggcatggacagaggatcggctaactggcagaatgcagagagtggcaataaaagggtctttttcaggatggcagccagcaactacaggagttccgcactcatcagagatcagactacagccattcacgttatacattagcaatctcgacaaaggaactgatggtattgttgtccacagggcgttgttgctaagtctgcagatgacatttcgataggtggagaggcaagtagtgttgaggaagtggggaggtcacagagagtctgtagagatgggcaagtacaggcatagactattttctaaatggggaaaggcttcagaaatctgaaccacaaagatgccccagttcaggattcttttaacatgcaggttcagttggcagttgggaaggcaaatgcaatatcagcattcatttcaagacggcaaaaatataagagcagagatgtattgctgaggctgtgtaaggctctggttatcttgcatttggaatattaagagcagtttttggccatctatctaaagatggatgtgctggcctttgtcagggtctagaggaggttctcaaacataatcctggggatgaaggcactgtcacgtgaggagtggctgagaactctgggtctgtactcgatggagtttagaaggacgaagggggtcacactgaaggtcagtcaggactggatagagtggacatggagatgatgtttccacgagtaggagagaccaggacctgagggcacagcctcagagtcaaagggaccacctttcaggatggaggtgaggaggaatttcttcagtcagaaagttgtgaatctgtggaactcattgatgcagaaagctgtggaggccaagtcagagttgatttcaggcatagatagatatgttcttgcttagtgaggacacaggaggttgagaatgacagatcccactcaatgggctgaatggtctaaatctgttctgaaatctgaaggtcgaaaacactggaatgttagttcagtgttatttttattgcactgcaaggacagtatctctccaaaagacctaacaaattttcccactctgttgttgcaaacatattcaataactagcaacaatgctcctataGTGCCTCCCTcagccgacgctagttagttctacactcatcgtaactgcacgtgtttgccaccactgaaacatcccggtattactggcactagtgccatgtttaaaggctattgtgaaccagtaaaatacccagaatccagaactgccttgtacagttcatagcaattgtcccagacagggcaggaaaggggaaattagcaccttatttacagatagggacctggaggtcctggtggatggattggtgcagtggaggactgtcctctttcccaagcacaagcacaggaggccacaacacaatattcagccagactcatctgaggctgtccagtgtcaatgcagtctcaaccaccaaaagaaccatacagcagtgctgcaggatcagtgacctctgctccaatGGAAGAGGATCCtcattggtctgtgctacctcacattcacactctctctaattctgcaccacccttcagcacagctcatgtaataccattctcaccaaagcattcaatgtctgtcttcgcttgctctcgtctacttgaggccccaaggctattattcctgtatgttctctgtgcctcttgctctcacccaggagacctcacctcccttcccaaacatacatgagcactaacaaatgcaccagctcatttcatctcactcaattcctccctttgtttcattccaggaaaaacagcccacagtagggcagaaagagctaacacaggtagtgaggtgtctaatgtttgacttctcacaacctatgacgacagtgtcctgaccatggtcattctgagcagccaactaattgcatccaagcccctcgagtgatatcagacaatgccctggagttacctagatctgctgcctgaaagtgcctcgcttgactggagaccattcccctcggaacctgaagcatgaccatgtggttggagacaatgcaatgccttctgtgcttctgcagctggcacagactgcaggtgtgagatcaacatatcacggtgctgaacggcaacacatccactcctttgattgatgactgctaacaagcatgacaagctgtctggcttggtcTCGATGCTAAAAAGTTAATCAACATAGTAGCGTTATGAGTCTGTTAGATGTGGCGGAGGGGCAAACCTTAagaagacaaggcaaatgaagacaaggcagaggagctgttagcattcatgcagggacacaatgagagttgagagctcaagcaaggtgtcctgatgtgtaacatGGCCCAATACAtgaatgggtgcctgtccctgcatccaaaagtgccctggcagtagcactgcaatgaggggggctgctgcaatccagaatgcagcaatgaagtacagaagagtactgaaagcagatctgtgatgtgccatgatgttctgaggctggaacatgtcacatgtcaaaactgtggacatggggtgatcctgatgggtgtggctgcagatgctgcgGACTAGTGCCCAAGTTGGAGGTGCAGAGGAGCATCGAGCAATGtggaagcaccacacacccactcagaatttcatgtcGTTAATTCGGAGCAtccagtttctgtctggcaggtagaaaaagggaataaGTACTAATGAGGTGGTACTGGGAAATAGTGCATGTCGTTCAGTGCTCCCTAGCGAGAATTTCAGCTAAATATCTACAATTTCCCTGgaaaaggcaacattttggttttgacatcctgaagcagcttgagctgctatcaatatgaagggtacgcacctaatgaagaatgtcaaaattgacagtcgcaataacaatttaatattggaacacatctcatgcagacaaagctcaattttatattAATGGTAAATTCAAGGTGATTGGGGTGGATAGGAGGACACCGAAAGTTTAACCCTGGACGTCCATTGCCAAGTCCTAGAATTGTATCCAgcctggactgaaagaaaataaaattctctccgcttgcaaggattccccaatatactgtcacagtcctaatacatttccaagtgaagtgcataacattattcctaaatggagtttactaaacaatctgactgagataagctgaacgacaattagtctggaaaataccacaatggcacagttaatgctcttcaagatactggctaggttaaaaagtctcagttatgagatagactggtatgctgggtttgttttccttggagcagaggaggctgaggttggggttgggatctgattgaggcaaagaaaattatgacaggcacgggcagaatacattgtgagaatcctttctccatggcacatgtgtctaagaccagatggcacaagtttacggtgaggattaaatgctttggaggaagtctgaggaaaagctttttcatctaaaaagtggtagacgtatggagcacgctgcctgagagggtagttgaggcaggtattctcaacatttaaaaagcatctgggatgagcatttaaaatgctcggTCAAGTAGGCTGTGGAACAAGtgcagataaatgagattagtgcagcttggtgtatgttgggaggcatagacacggtgtttctatgctgtatgactctacgagattgagggtcacataaaaatttattctacatctggccgtttattccttgacattaactggatgatgttcatattgtgtactttatacacgtctttctccagcactaacatttgtcaccgtgaagagcattacaatcagagtgtcgagatgtctacatgatcctgtacagatctgaccaaatggattccaaagtatatcagtttcaattttacgatttaaaacaaaaatcgctaaaactttcaactactttatctgtttaagtgaaatgaaattagaacatactgaaaccttatgtcaacaataccaggattgattttaatcagtcgacaatcttcaTATTCACTGAACGGATCAtatacatatcaaaatccaatccGTCGGATGCAGTTTAAATGCACCTTAGgagaatctaaacatactacattaaagtgtaaatcatacatacgtatcaaatacgttcagcagccagttcagacacatgtcgacacagagtggcacattgaccaagtccttgtggttttgttccaaaacatcataaatggacgttaaacagttgattacttcagtcacattcagAAGTTGCTcggtttgtgtcaatttgtgttgatcaaaGACGCGTtgcgctgtgtgcaactccaacagatccactacaaaggaggaagaaaactaactttgattacagttttaacttattgagctatcaaataaaattaattcctgtatttggcctagaaataa
This is a stretch of genomic DNA from Stegostoma tigrinum isolate sSteTig4 unplaced genomic scaffold, sSteTig4.hap1 scaffold_63, whole genome shotgun sequence. It encodes these proteins:
- the LOC132209042 gene encoding uncharacterized protein LOC132209042 isoform X1 — translated: MVNGGGAVDLLELHTAQRVFDQHKLTQTEQLLNVTEVINCLTSIYDVLEQNHKDLVNVPLCVDMCLNWLLNVFDTIETKPDSLSCLLAVINQRSGCVAVQHRDMLISHLQSVPAAEAQKALHCLQPHGHASGSEGNGLQSSEALSGSRSR
- the LOC132209042 gene encoding utrophin-like isoform X3, which codes for MVNGGGAVDLLELHTAQRVFDQHKLTQTEQLLNVTEVINCLTSIYDVLEQNHKDLVNVPLCVDMCLNWLLNVFDTARTNQRLMLNALSSG